In Leptospira harrisiae, a genomic segment contains:
- a CDS encoding DegT/DnrJ/EryC1/StrS family aminotransferase, whose protein sequence is MAVPFIDIKRFEPGFLDVWNEKVKSMSQNAQFIGGNEVTDLETNLASFAETKYAIGCANGTDALQLALRAVGVGRGDKVLLPDSTFWATFEAVVNVGGDPYTIDTNPTDLQMDFQVFKEAVEKVKPKAALVVHLYGWGTAKIEELRKFCKEKNVALIEDGAQCFGVKYNGKSIYKDALISTTSFYPAKVLGAAGDGGAVFTNDEELSVVTRRLVNHGRTSHYEHGLVGWNSRLDSLQAAFLNLSLKHLQSRIDSRKKSQAVYYKELPGLGIGVIQPPQGYEENGYCNVTLVDPEVRPKIEAVLKDKGVGFGNIYPGAMSDQPGAKPYLIERFGKDGNARRISKSVLNFPLFAYMTDSELEEVFSAIKAYNANK, encoded by the coding sequence ATGGCAGTTCCATTTATAGATATCAAAAGATTTGAACCCGGATTCCTGGACGTCTGGAATGAAAAAGTAAAGTCCATGTCGCAAAACGCACAGTTTATCGGTGGAAACGAAGTGACCGATTTGGAAACAAACCTTGCTAGCTTTGCAGAAACAAAGTATGCGATTGGTTGCGCTAATGGAACTGATGCTTTGCAATTGGCACTTCGCGCAGTGGGAGTGGGCCGAGGAGATAAGGTTTTGTTACCGGACTCAACATTCTGGGCAACCTTTGAGGCAGTTGTGAATGTAGGTGGGGATCCTTATACCATCGATACCAATCCAACAGACTTACAAATGGACTTCCAAGTATTTAAGGAAGCAGTGGAAAAAGTAAAACCGAAAGCCGCTCTTGTTGTTCATTTATACGGCTGGGGAACTGCAAAAATTGAAGAACTTCGAAAGTTCTGCAAAGAAAAAAACGTAGCTCTCATTGAAGACGGAGCACAGTGTTTTGGCGTAAAATACAACGGAAAATCTATATATAAAGATGCTCTTATCTCCACTACTTCTTTTTATCCTGCAAAGGTGTTAGGTGCTGCTGGTGACGGAGGTGCCGTATTTACCAACGATGAAGAATTGTCGGTTGTGACACGTAGGCTTGTCAACCACGGACGGACTTCTCATTACGAACATGGACTTGTGGGTTGGAACTCAAGACTTGATTCCTTGCAAGCGGCCTTTTTAAATTTATCTTTAAAACATCTGCAATCAAGAATTGATTCTCGTAAAAAATCACAAGCTGTATATTATAAAGAATTACCTGGACTTGGGATTGGTGTTATCCAGCCGCCACAAGGTTATGAGGAAAATGGTTACTGTAATGTAACTTTGGTGGACCCAGAAGTTCGTCCTAAAATAGAAGCTGTACTAAAAGACAAGGGAGTTGGATTTGGAAATATTTATCCAGGAGCCATGTCTGACCAACCAGGTGCAAAACCATACCTTATCGAACGATTTGGAAAAGATGGAAATGCTCGTAGGATTTCTAAATCCGTTCTTAACTTTCCACTATTTGCCTATATGACAGATTCAGAGCTTGAGGAAGTCTTTAGTGCGATAAAAGCGTATAACGCTAACAAATAA